Proteins from one Ranitomeya variabilis isolate aRanVar5 chromosome 1, aRanVar5.hap1, whole genome shotgun sequence genomic window:
- the MFHAS1 gene encoding malignant fibrous histiocytoma-amplified sequence 1, whose product MMMAAPKDACDLQTARLWRDAALRSRKLRSSLRQLTLSCGEHSKLVLPEDLGDVEVLNLGNNSLEDVPEGLRSLAAGKLHVLILRRNKLLSVPSAVYQLGRLTELDMSHNRLACLTEAVGLLSQLKKLCLSHNRLHTLPRQIGALGLLEELDVSFNRVSHLPDTMPGLARLRALDLDHNELGSFPQQILQLPALEELDFSGNKMLCSSCAGSLPEGIQAMKPLKILWLSSTGLFTLPDSFCELKHLESLMLDNNNLSSLPEGFGSLQRLRMINLSSNSFQDFPRTLLVLQDLEEVYLSRNKLTVLPEGISSLFRLVTLWLDNNRLRYLPDTIVELGLLEELVLQGNQIAILPDNFGKLSKVNIWKVKDNPLIQPPYEVCMKGIPYIAAYQKELAHSQPALKPRLKLVLTGLKDAGKTVLRHCLTDGQQASCILGNTGIEVTNWTADAERGLTFIVYDLAGDQSYDIINPFFLSPGALYILAVNLKSYVSKRFYMSVGYFLHFVSAKVPHAVVCIVGTHADLCEETDIEEKCLDIHHQIALQEKKDSETLQNLAQTVDEALSQDYDMRASNPHAAFYGVSDKNLRRKKAQFQYLMNNRLQILSPVLCVGCHNYSNVRRLREKLLSVAEHREIFPNLHRVLPKSWQMLEELHFKPQELWLTWWDSARLGLQAGLTEDRLQSALSYLHESGKLLYFEDNATLKDYVFHNLTKLIDILNVFFQRDASVLLQKLMSDANVDDLRATQLHHYVEGFLLHGLLPTHVIKLLLKPHIKTQQDLQLILELLEKMGLCYCINKPKSKPLNGAPAWYTFPCYVKNEVPHAEAWINGTTLSGQSLAVEQLQIEYSFPFIFPPGLFARFSVQINSHIVHRSDGKFQIFAYRGKVPVVVSFRPSKGALQSDILSIASHASLPNIWTAWQAITPLVEELNALLQEWPGLYYTVHVLCSKCLKRGSPNPHTFPGELLTQPRPEGIKEIICPKNGSERVNVALVYPPTPTVISPCSK is encoded by the coding sequence ATGATGATGGCAGCACCCAAGGATGCCTGCGACCTGCAGACCGCCCGCCTGTGGAGGGACGCGGCGCTGCGCTCCAGGAAGCTGCGGAGCAGCCTGCGCCAGCTCACCCTCAGCTGCGGCGAGCACAGCAAGCTGGTCCTGCCCGAGGACCTGGGCGACGTGGAGGTGCTGAACCTGGGCAACAACTCCCTGGAGGACGTGCCCGAGGGCCTGCGGAGCCTGGCTGCCGGCAAGCTGCATGTGCTGATCCTGCGCAGGAACAAGCTGCTGAGCGTGCCCTCCGCCGTGTACCAGCTGGGCCGGCTCACCGAGCTGGACATGAGCCACAACCGGCTGGCCTGCCTGACCGAGGCCGTGGGGCTGCTGAGCCAGCTGAAGAAGCTGTGCCTGAGCCACAACCGGCTGCACACCTTGCCCCGGCAGATCGGCGCCCTGGGGCTCCTGGAGGAGCTGGACGTCAGCTTCAACCGTGTGAGCCACCTGCCGGACACCATGCCGGGGCTGGCCCGGCTGCGAGCCCTGGACCTGGACCACAACGAGCTGGGCAGCTTCCCCCAGCAGATCCTGCAGCTCCCTGCACTGGAGGAGCTGGACTTCTCAGGGAACAAGATGCTCTGCAGCAGCTGCGCCGGCTCCCTTCCTGAGGGCATACAGGCCATGAAGCCCCTGAAGATCCTGTGGCTGAGCAGCACCGGACTCTTCACCTTACCGGACTCCTTCTGTGAGCTGAAGCATCTGGAGAGCCTGATGCTGGACAACAACAACCTCTCCTCCTTACCTGAGGGCTTTGGCTCCCTGCAGAGACTGAGGATGATCAACCTGTCCTCCAACAGCTTCCAGGACTTCCCCAGGACCCTGCTGGTGCTCCAGGACCTGGAGGAGGTCTACCTGAGCCGGAATAAGCTGACTGTGCTGCCAGAGGGCATCTCCAGCTTGTTCAGGCTGGTCACCTTGTGGCTGGATAACAACAGGCTTAGGTACTTGCCAGACACCATTGTGGAGCTGGGCTTACTGGAGGAGCTGGTATTGCAAGGTAACCAAATAGCAATTCTCCCAGATAACTTTGGGAAGCTGTCCAAAGTCAACATCTGGAAGGTCAAAGACAACCCTCTCATTCAGCCTCCTTATGAGGTGTGTATGAAGGGGATCCCCTACATTGCTGCTTATCAGAAGGAACTTGCCCATTCCCAACCTGCGCTGAAGCCAAGGTTAAAATTAGTCCTCACTGGCCTAAAGGATGCGGGCAAGACTGTGCTGAGGCATTGCCTGACGGATGGCCAGCAGGCCAGCTGCATACTGGGCAATACTGGGATCGAGGTCACTAACTGGACAGCTGATGCCGAGCGAGGCCTGACTTTCATCGTGTACGATTTAGCTGGGGACCAGAGCTATGACATCATTAACCCTTTCTTCCTTTCCCCCGGTGCTCTATATATCCTAGCCGTTAATCTAAAGTCCTATGTTTCGAAGCGGTTTTATATGTCTGTAGGCTACTTCCTACATTTTGTCAGTGCCAAGGTGCCACATGCAGTTGTATGCATCGTAGGGACCCACGCAGACTTATGTGAGGAGACGGACATTGAAGAGAAATGCCTTGATATCCACCACCAGATAGCTCTGCAGGAGAAGAAGGATTCGGAGACCTTACAGAACCTGGCACAGACTGTTGATGAAGCTCTTAGCCAAGACTATGACATGCGTGCCTCAAACCCTCACGCAGCTTTTTATGGTGTCAGCGATAAAAACCTGAGGAGGAAGAAAGCCCAGTTCCAATACTTAATGAATAACCGTCTTCAGATCCTCTCCCCCGTCCTCTGTGTTGGCTGCCACAATTATTCCAACGTTAGGCGCTTGAGGGAAAAGCTTCTTTCTGTAGCAGAACACCGGGAGATTTTCCCAAACTTGCATCGAGTTCTTCCCAAATCTTGGCAAATGCTGGAAGAATTGCACTTTAAACCTCAGGAGCTGTGGCTGACCTGGTGGGATTCGGCCCGTCTCGGCCTACAGGCCGGCCTAACCGAGGACAGGCTGCAGAGCGCCCTGTCTTACTTACACGAGAGCGGCAAGCTGCTCTACTTTGAAGACAATGCCACTCTTAAAGATTACGTTTTTCATAATCTGACAAAGCTGATTGACATCTTGAATGTCTTTTTCCAGAGGGACGCCTCCGTCTTGTTACAGAAACTCATGAGCGACGCCAATGTGGACGACTTGAGGGCTACCCAGTTACATCATTACGTGGAAGGGTTTTTGCTTCACGGGCTATTGCCCACTCATGTCATTAAATTACTTCTTAAGCCACATATCAAAACTCAGCAAGACTTGCAGCTCATACTAGAGCTTCTGGAGAAGATGGGGCTGTGTTACTGCATCAATAAACCCAAGTCCAAACCACTGAATGGGGCACCTGCTTGGTACACGTTCCCATGCTATGTGAAGAATGAGGTTCCTCATGCCGAGGCCTGGATCAATGGGACAACCCTATCGGGACAATCTCTGGCAGTAGAGCAGCTTCAGATAGAGTACAGCTTCCCATTTATATTCCCGCCTGGCTTGTTTGCCCGCTTTAGTGTCCAGATTAATAGTCATATAGTGCACCGTTCGGATGGTAAATTTCAGATCTTTGCCTACAGGGGAAAAGTGCCAGTTGTGGTGAGCTTTCGACCATCAAAAGGGGCCTTACAGTCAGACATCTTGTCTATCGCCAGCCATGCCTCACTACCCAACATCTGGACTGCATGGCAGGCAATAACCCCCCTGGTAGAGGAGCTGAATGCACTATTACAAGAGTGGCCGGGCCTGTATTACACAGTACATGTTCTATGCTCCAAGTGCCTTAAGAGAGGATCGCCCAACCCACACACCTTCCCAG